A region from the Streptomyces sp. 3214.6 genome encodes:
- a CDS encoding GNAT family N-acetyltransferase — MGISSAGRLEVRITTADVGKRVSVRCLTSVGVTEGKFTDTVGVLTSWDAGVLTITRKSGETALIDESSLVAGKVVPAAPARRRGPAASYEELARVAARAWRPVESERLGGWELRAAAGFTRRANSVLPLGDPGVSLDAALDAVRRWYGERGLPAYVQTATGAEGAQELLCAELERRGWVREVTAELWVGALAPVADRADAEGVALAREADEAWLARYQRKGVSEVALKVLGAGPSVWFASVPGASGAAPAAIGRLVVDGRWAGFAAVEVDPAQRRKGLATTVMGALARRALAEGASAAWLQVETENAGARAMYTGLGFGAHHAYHHYREPSLESSPGSSLESS, encoded by the coding sequence GTGGGAATATCGTCCGCCGGACGCCTTGAGGTCCGCATCACCACTGCTGACGTGGGCAAACGTGTCTCTGTGCGATGTCTGACCAGCGTTGGGGTAACCGAGGGGAAATTCACCGACACGGTGGGTGTTCTCACATCATGGGACGCCGGTGTGCTCACGATCACACGGAAGAGCGGGGAGACCGCCCTGATTGACGAGTCCTCGCTGGTCGCCGGGAAGGTCGTGCCGGCCGCGCCCGCCCGGCGCCGGGGGCCGGCCGCCTCGTACGAGGAGCTCGCCCGGGTCGCGGCCCGGGCGTGGCGTCCCGTGGAGAGCGAGCGGCTCGGCGGGTGGGAGCTGCGGGCCGCCGCCGGGTTCACGCGGCGCGCCAACTCGGTGCTGCCGCTCGGCGACCCGGGCGTGTCGCTCGACGCGGCCCTGGACGCCGTACGGCGCTGGTACGGCGAGCGTGGGCTGCCCGCCTACGTGCAGACGGCGACGGGGGCCGAGGGCGCCCAGGAGCTGCTGTGCGCGGAGCTGGAGCGGCGGGGGTGGGTGCGTGAGGTGACGGCGGAGCTGTGGGTGGGCGCGCTGGCGCCGGTCGCGGACCGGGCGGACGCTGAGGGTGTGGCGCTGGCCCGGGAGGCCGACGAGGCCTGGCTGGCGCGGTACCAGCGCAAGGGGGTGAGCGAGGTGGCCCTGAAGGTGCTGGGGGCTGGGCCGTCGGTGTGGTTCGCCTCCGTGCCCGGCGCGTCCGGCGCTGCTCCGGCCGCGATCGGGCGGCTGGTCGTGGACGGGCGGTGGGCCGGGTTCGCCGCCGTCGAGGTCGATCCGGCGCAGCGGCGCAAGGGGCTCGCCACGACCGTGATGGGCGCGCTGGCCCGGCGGGCGCTGGCGGAGGGGGCGTCGGCGGCCTGGCTGCAGGTGGAGACGGAGAACGCGGGGGCGCGGGCGATGTACACCGGGCTGGGCTTCGGCGCGCATCACGCGTACCACCACTATCGGGAACCCTCGCTGGAGTCGTCGCCGGGGTCGTCGCTGGAGTCGTCGTGA
- a CDS encoding transglutaminase-like domain-containing protein, with amino-acid sequence MSGFDAGFDFGEVRRRFAEEARAERPDLALLCLLIGAAADPELDEAGLDAAQIELDRLAGQLPYRPGGPRAWAVALRELLGEGYGFGGSAADYDRLESSLLHQVLVRRRGLPILLSVVWVEVARRAGAPVYGVALPGHFVVGFGPPTDLERQVLVDPFDGGRVLSGGDAELLVAGATGAPLETSMLTPAEPLEVVTRILNNIRSWAAARPERSDVALWAVELALAVPSHPARLRYEKGQLLVRRGDFLGGAAELEEYAGLVEVVDEEAAERVRKEAFAARAMLN; translated from the coding sequence GTGAGCGGGTTCGACGCCGGGTTCGACTTCGGTGAGGTGCGGCGGCGGTTCGCCGAGGAGGCGCGGGCCGAGCGGCCCGATCTGGCCCTGCTGTGCCTGCTGATCGGCGCGGCGGCCGACCCGGAGCTGGACGAGGCCGGTCTGGACGCCGCCCAGATCGAGCTGGACCGGCTGGCGGGGCAGCTGCCGTACCGGCCCGGCGGTCCGCGGGCGTGGGCGGTGGCGCTGCGGGAGCTGCTCGGCGAGGGGTACGGGTTCGGCGGCTCCGCCGCGGACTACGACCGGCTGGAGTCGTCGCTGCTGCACCAGGTGCTGGTACGGCGGCGGGGGCTGCCGATCCTGCTGTCGGTGGTGTGGGTGGAGGTGGCACGGCGGGCCGGGGCGCCGGTGTACGGGGTCGCGCTGCCCGGGCACTTCGTGGTGGGGTTCGGGCCGCCCACGGACCTCGAGCGGCAGGTGCTCGTCGATCCCTTCGACGGGGGGCGGGTGCTGTCGGGCGGCGACGCGGAGCTGCTGGTAGCCGGGGCGACGGGGGCTCCTCTGGAGACGTCGATGTTGACGCCGGCCGAGCCGTTGGAGGTGGTGACGCGGATTCTGAACAACATCCGGTCATGGGCCGCGGCGCGCCCGGAGCGGTCGGATGTCGCCCTGTGGGCCGTGGAGTTGGCGTTGGCGGTGCCCTCGCATCCGGCCAGATTGCGGTACGAGAAGGGGCAGTTGCTGGTGCGGCGGGGGGATTTCCTGGGCGGGGCCGCGGAGTTGGAGGAGTACGCGGGGCTGGTGGAGGTCGTGGACGAGGAGGCCGCGGAGCGCGTGCGGAAGGAGGCGTTCGCTGCGCGGGCGATGCTGAACTGA
- a CDS encoding response regulator transcription factor — translation MSGGTIKVLLAEDQSMVREALAALLGLEDDIEVVAQVARGDEVLAAAHAHDVDVALLDIEMPGCTGIEAAAQLHKELPRLKLVVLTTFGRPGYLRSAMEAGADAFLVKDAPAAQLAEAVRKVLAGERVIDPTLAAAALAGGANPLTDREREVLRAAADGSTNAELAAALHLSQGTVRNYLSTAIQKLAVRNRAEAVRTAREKGWL, via the coding sequence ATGAGTGGTGGCACGATCAAGGTCCTCCTGGCCGAGGACCAGTCGATGGTCCGCGAGGCCCTGGCGGCCCTGCTCGGGCTGGAGGACGACATCGAGGTGGTCGCCCAGGTGGCCCGTGGCGACGAGGTCCTCGCGGCCGCCCACGCCCACGACGTCGATGTGGCGCTCCTCGACATCGAGATGCCGGGCTGCACCGGCATCGAGGCGGCGGCCCAACTCCACAAGGAACTCCCGCGGTTGAAGCTGGTCGTCCTCACGACCTTCGGCCGCCCCGGCTACCTGCGCAGCGCCATGGAGGCCGGCGCCGACGCCTTCCTCGTCAAGGACGCCCCCGCCGCGCAGCTCGCGGAGGCGGTCCGCAAGGTCCTGGCGGGCGAGCGGGTCATCGACCCCACGCTCGCGGCAGCGGCCCTGGCCGGGGGCGCCAACCCGCTGACCGACCGCGAACGCGAGGTCCTGCGCGCGGCGGCCGACGGCTCGACCAACGCGGAACTGGCGGCGGCCCTGCACCTCTCCCAGGGCACGGTCCGCAACTACCTCTCCACGGCGATCCAGAAACTCGCGGTACGCAACAGGGCGGAGGCGGTCCGGACAGCAAGGGAGAAGGGCTGGCTGTGA
- a CDS encoding sensor histidine kinase, whose amino-acid sequence MTDDQSRETRPGLAIALGQTARNRRELWRRKILWIGVWLVFLSSPVHDLVSGHHSTGGAVAGWLGLAVFVALYLSLLLRDMGATPYPPKLIAALIGSMAVLATVLCLTLGSPWLGLYCYVSVACGMVLPLRVAFWTIPATGAVLLLVGLRTDEEEALNLLLLVLLIGFAMTGVSQLVRTTVELRKARATVAQLAANEERLRLARDLHDLLGHSLSLITLKSELAGRMLPDHPDKAAQQVADIEQVSRQALVDVREAVTGYRRPRLAAELAGAQVALTAAGITAAIPAEPDLDGVPEDTESALAWALREAITNVVRHSGAARCTVDLVRRQTLDGPVVELSVEDDGPGGGSGKGPGNGLTGLTERLEKAGGTLEAGRVKRGFRLTARVPAGPVAPVGSRT is encoded by the coding sequence ATGACCGACGACCAGTCCCGCGAGACCCGGCCGGGGCTTGCGATCGCTCTGGGGCAGACGGCCCGCAACCGGCGCGAGCTGTGGCGTCGCAAGATCCTGTGGATCGGCGTCTGGCTGGTGTTCCTCAGCTCGCCGGTCCACGACCTGGTCTCCGGCCACCACTCCACCGGCGGCGCCGTCGCCGGCTGGCTGGGCCTCGCGGTGTTCGTCGCCCTCTACCTCTCGCTGCTCCTCCGGGACATGGGGGCGACCCCGTATCCGCCGAAGCTCATCGCCGCCCTGATCGGCTCCATGGCGGTGCTCGCCACCGTCCTCTGCCTCACCCTCGGCTCCCCCTGGCTCGGCCTGTACTGCTACGTCTCCGTGGCCTGCGGAATGGTGCTCCCGCTGCGGGTGGCGTTCTGGACGATCCCGGCCACCGGCGCGGTGCTGCTCCTCGTCGGCCTGCGCACCGACGAGGAGGAGGCGCTGAACCTCCTCCTGCTGGTCCTGCTCATCGGCTTCGCGATGACGGGCGTCAGCCAACTCGTCCGCACGACCGTGGAGTTGCGCAAGGCCCGCGCCACGGTCGCCCAACTCGCCGCGAACGAGGAACGGCTGCGCCTGGCCAGAGACCTGCACGACCTCCTCGGCCACTCGCTCTCCCTCATCACCCTCAAGAGCGAGCTGGCCGGCCGGATGCTCCCCGACCACCCCGACAAGGCGGCCCAGCAGGTCGCCGACATCGAACAGGTCAGCCGGCAGGCCCTGGTCGACGTCCGCGAGGCCGTCACCGGCTACCGGCGCCCCCGCCTGGCCGCCGAACTCGCGGGCGCACAGGTCGCGTTGACGGCCGCCGGCATCACCGCGGCGATCCCGGCCGAACCGGACCTCGACGGCGTCCCCGAGGACACCGAGTCCGCGCTCGCCTGGGCCCTGCGCGAGGCGATCACCAACGTCGTACGCCACAGCGGCGCCGCCCGCTGCACGGTGGACCTCGTGCGCCGCCAGACCCTCGACGGCCCCGTCGTCGAACTCTCCGTCGAGGACGACGGCCCCGGCGGCGGCTCCGGCAAGGGCCCCGGCAACGGCCTCACCGGTCTGACGGAACGCCTGGAGAAGGCGGGCGGCACCCTGGAGGCGGGCCGGGTCAAGCGCGGCTTCCGGCTGACCGCCCGGGTCCCGGCAGGACCGGTGGCCCCCGTAGGATCCCGCACATGA
- a CDS encoding ABC transporter permease, producing the protein MNGLIKLELIRALRNRKFLFFSVIYPSVLFLLIAGSSDSTQKIDGTGLTLPTYMMVSMASFGALTAVLMGNSERIAKERQSGWVRQLRLTTLPGRGYVLAKTASAAVVSLPSIVVVFAVAAVVKDVRLDAWQWLALTGSIWAGSLVFAALGVAIGYLANGDAVRPITMITYFGLSILGGLWMPTTTFPTWLQDIAKWVPTHAYAALGQAIEQSQAPHAKDIVILVVFFALFTGGAAWLYRKDTLKA; encoded by the coding sequence GTGAACGGCCTGATCAAGCTGGAACTCATCCGCGCCCTGCGCAACCGCAAGTTCCTGTTCTTCTCGGTGATCTACCCGTCGGTCCTGTTCCTGCTCATCGCGGGCAGCTCCGACAGCACGCAGAAGATCGACGGCACCGGCCTCACCCTCCCGACCTACATGATGGTCTCGATGGCCTCCTTCGGCGCCCTCACGGCCGTCCTGATGGGCAACAGCGAGCGCATCGCCAAGGAGCGCCAGAGCGGCTGGGTACGGCAACTGCGCCTGACCACCCTCCCCGGCCGCGGCTACGTCCTGGCCAAGACCGCGAGCGCCGCCGTGGTCAGCCTCCCGTCCATCGTCGTGGTCTTCGCCGTCGCCGCGGTCGTGAAGGACGTACGGCTGGACGCCTGGCAGTGGCTGGCGCTGACCGGCTCCATCTGGGCCGGCAGCCTCGTCTTCGCCGCCCTGGGCGTGGCGATCGGCTACCTCGCGAACGGGGACGCGGTCCGCCCGATCACGATGATCACCTACTTCGGCCTGTCGATCCTGGGGGGCCTGTGGATGCCCACGACGACCTTCCCGACCTGGCTGCAGGACATCGCCAAGTGGGTGCCCACGCACGCGTACGCTGCCCTGGGGCAGGCGATCGAACAGAGCCAGGCCCCGCATGCCAAGGACATCGTCATCCTGGTCGTCTTCTTCGCCCTGTTCACGGGCGGCGCGGCCTGGCTGTACCGGAAGGACACGCTGAAGGCGTGA
- a CDS encoding ABC transporter ATP-binding protein gives MTTTTAPVVGFDQVSKSFGEVRAVDGLSLTLRPGETVALLGPNGAGKSTTLDLLLGLKHPDSGAVRLFGATPREAIVAGRVGAMLQSGGLMDEVTVAELVRLACALHPKPYRPADVLARAGVTQIADRKVDKLSGGQAQRVRFALATAGDSDLIVLDEPTTGMDVTTRQAFWATMREQADQGRTVLFATHYLEEADAIADRVLVLHRGRLLADGTAAEIKAKAGARRIAFDLEGDIDEAALRALPFLTTLDVSGRTVRIQSTDADATVHAVYGLGLYPRNLEVAGLGLEQAFVALTTAEEAKSK, from the coding sequence ATGACGACGACGACAGCGCCGGTGGTCGGGTTCGACCAGGTGAGCAAGAGTTTCGGTGAGGTGCGGGCCGTGGACGGCCTCAGCCTCACCCTGCGCCCGGGGGAGACCGTGGCGCTGCTCGGCCCCAACGGGGCGGGCAAGTCCACCACCCTCGACCTCCTGCTCGGCCTCAAGCACCCCGACAGCGGCGCCGTCCGCCTCTTCGGCGCCACCCCGCGCGAGGCGATCGTCGCCGGCCGCGTGGGCGCGATGCTGCAGAGCGGCGGCCTGATGGACGAGGTCACGGTCGCCGAGCTGGTCCGGCTCGCCTGCGCCCTGCACCCCAAGCCCTACCGGCCCGCCGACGTGCTGGCCCGTGCCGGCGTCACCCAGATCGCCGACCGCAAGGTCGACAAGCTCTCCGGCGGCCAGGCCCAGCGCGTCCGGTTCGCCCTCGCCACCGCGGGCGACAGCGACCTGATCGTCCTGGACGAGCCCACCACCGGCATGGACGTCACCACCCGGCAGGCGTTCTGGGCCACCATGCGCGAGCAGGCCGACCAGGGTCGCACGGTCCTGTTCGCCACCCACTACCTCGAAGAGGCCGACGCCATAGCCGACCGCGTCCTGGTCCTGCACCGGGGCCGCCTGCTGGCCGACGGCACCGCGGCCGAGATCAAGGCCAAGGCCGGCGCCCGCAGGATCGCCTTCGACCTGGAGGGCGACATCGACGAGGCCGCCCTGCGCGCCCTGCCGTTCCTCACCACCCTGGACGTGTCCGGCCGGACCGTCCGCATCCAGTCCACCGACGCCGACGCCACCGTCCACGCCGTCTACGGCCTCGGCCTCTACCCCCGCAACCTCGAAGTCGCCGGGCTCGGCCTGGAGCAGGCATTCGTGGCCCTCACCACCGCCGAGGAGGCGAAGTCGAAGTGA